The following are from one region of the Stanieria sp. NIES-3757 genome:
- a CDS encoding UDP-glucose 4-epimerase, whose translation MSKKILVTGGAGYIGSHTVRQLGEASYEIIVYDNLSTGSAKALFNGSLFVGDLADQYALEQVFSQNKFDAVLHFAASISVPESVANPLEYYANNTRNTLNLLRCCQKFGVNQFVFSSTAAVYGEPEENPVSESCATNPINPYGCSKLMSERMIRDYGVSSDFKYVILRYFNVAGADIKGRIGQSYQKASHLIKVACDAALGNRPAVGIFGTDFDTPDGTGIRDYIHVEDLAAAHLDALRYLEAGGDSEILNCGYGQGYSVRQVLDKLKEIAGVDFPVVQFPRRKGDPACVIACGDRIRQVLGWQPRYNDLKIILSTTLAWEKKKQLITIN comes from the coding sequence ATGAGCAAGAAAATTTTAGTTACTGGTGGAGCAGGATATATTGGTTCTCATACTGTTCGCCAGTTGGGAGAAGCTAGTTACGAAATAATCGTCTATGATAATCTTTCTACTGGTTCAGCTAAAGCCTTATTCAACGGAAGTTTATTTGTAGGAGATCTCGCTGATCAATATGCTTTAGAACAAGTATTTAGTCAAAATAAATTTGATGCAGTCTTACATTTTGCTGCTAGTATTTCTGTTCCTGAATCTGTTGCTAATCCTTTAGAATATTACGCTAACAATACTCGTAATACTTTAAATTTACTCCGTTGCTGTCAAAAATTTGGAGTTAATCAATTTGTTTTTTCTAGTACTGCTGCTGTCTATGGGGAACCAGAAGAAAATCCCGTAAGTGAGTCTTGTGCTACTAACCCAATTAATCCCTATGGTTGCTCAAAATTGATGAGCGAACGTATGATTCGCGACTATGGTGTTAGTTCCGATTTTAAATATGTGATCTTACGCTACTTTAATGTAGCTGGTGCAGACATTAAGGGAAGAATTGGTCAATCTTATCAAAAAGCTAGTCACTTGATCAAGGTAGCCTGTGATGCAGCATTAGGCAATCGTCCCGCTGTCGGTATTTTTGGTACAGACTTTGATACCCCAGATGGTACGGGAATTCGTGATTATATCCATGTAGAAGATTTAGCAGCAGCACATCTAGATGCGTTACGTTATTTAGAAGCAGGTGGCGATAGTGAGATTTTAAATTGTGGCTATGGTCAAGGTTATAGCGTCAGACAAGTTTTAGACAAGTTAAAAGAAATTGCTGGAGTAGATTTTCCTGTAGTTCAATTTCCGAGAAGAAAAGGTGATCCAGCCTGTGTAATTGCTTGTGGCGATCGCATTCGTCAAGTTTTGGGTTGGCAGCCTCGATACAACGATTTAAAAATTATTTTAAGTACTACCCTAGCTTGGGAAAAAAAGAAACAGTTAATTACTATAAATTGA